The DNA segment CGCCCCGCCGCTCGCCCGAGATGATCACCCGATCCTCCTGGACCTCGACGTTCAGGTCCTCCCGGCGGATGCCGGGCAGGTCCAGCCGGATGACGTAGGCGTCGTCCCGCTCGACCACGTCGGCGTCGGGTCGCCAGCCCCGGAAGAAGAGGTCGCTCCGCTCCTCCAGGGGCGCCATGAGGTTCTCCATCACGTGCTCCAGCTCGTCGCGCCACCGCTCGATCTCGTTCCACGGGCGACCCCAGCGGCGGCCCCACCGCCGCCTGGGATCCCATGCGCTCAGCGACATCTTGCCTTCGCCTCCCGTCGATGTCGATCCTGGCCGCAGGGTGGATGCACCCGCTCCCATCCTGATCTTACGCCCCTGGGGCCCGGGGAGACAAGGTCTCCGGCCAGAAGGCTTCCCGGACCGCCCGCCTGCCACGCGGGCCCCGCTCGGGGCTGGCCCTCCCGCGGCCTGTAAGGTATAGTGTTCCCTGGTACCTCTTCCCGGCGAGGTCCCATGGGGCGCCTGTGCCCGCAGGGCCATGGGCGGGGCGCCCGGCCCCGGAACCGGCCGGCAGGGAGCGGAGAGCGTGGAAGCAGGCATCAGAGCCAGCGACGTCCCAAGGGCGCACGCGGCTGCGTGGATCCGGACCGCGTACCTCGGCTACTTCACCATCGGCATGCTGAGCACCGTCTTCGGGCCCCTGCTGGTGGGCGTGCGGGACCAGCTCGGTCTCACCCACGCCCAGGCCGGCCTCCTCATCACCGCGCAGTTCCTCGCGTCCATCGTGGGGCTGCTGGTGGGCGGCCCTGCGGCCGACCGGGCCGGCAAGCGACGGGTGCTGGCCTGGGCGGCCCTGCTCCTCCTGGCGGGAGCCGCGGGGGTCGGGGCGGCGGCCCGTTTCGGGCTCCTCCTCGCAGCCTTCGCGGTCCTGGGTGCGGGCTTCGGCGCGATGGACGGCACGGGCAACGCCCTGGTGAGCGACCTGGCGCCCTCCGGCCGGGCGGCGGCCCTGAACCGCCTGAACGTGATCTTCAGCACCGGAGCGCTGGCGGCCCCCTTCCTGGTGGCGCGACTCTTCTCCGCCGGTCTGGCCGGCCCCGCGGCGCGGGCGTCGGCGTATGGGGTCACGGCGCTGCTGAGCCTGCTCTTCCTCGCCCGCTCCCTGGTCCACGGCCCTCTTCCCGGCGAGCCGTCGCTGCGGCATGGTCCCGGGGGCCGTCGCACGCCCCCGTCCCCAGGCCGGGGGCCGGCCGGATCCGACCCCGCCGCCGGGCACCCCGGGTGGGCCGGTGTGGCGGAGCTCCTGAGCGACCGGGCTCTCTGGCTGATGGGGACGATCCTGCTGGCTTACGTGGCCCTGGAGGCCAGCGTGGGGAACTGGTGGGCCGCCTACCTGCACGAGGCGGTGGGGGCCGACGCGGCCACGGCCGGCGACGTGCTCACAGGATTCTTCGTGGGGGTGGCCCTGGGACGCCTGGCCACCTCCCTGGTGGTGGAGCGCCTGGGCTACGTGCGAACCCTGCTTCTGGAGGCGGCGGGCGCCGCGGCCCTCCTGCCGGCGGCGCTCCTGGCGCGCACCCCCGCCGGCGCCGCCTCGGTGGCGCTGGCTGGCTTCTTCGCGGCCGGCCTGTGGGGCACCACCCTGGCCCTGGCGGCCGAGCGCCACCCGGGGCGATCGGGCACCATCTCAGGCCTGCTCATGGCCATGGCCGCCCTGGGCTCGAGCCTCTTCCCCCTCTGGATCGGCTTCCTGGGAGACCGGGTGGGCCTGCGAGCGGGCTTCCTCACCCTGGAAGGTGTCCTGCTGCTGATGGTGGCGCTGGTGGGCCTCCTGGCGCGCGAGCTCCATGGCCGGCCGGTGGGCGGCCGCCACCGGGAGCGTGCCTAGCCGGGAGCCCTCCACCCATGCCAGGT comes from the Limnochorda pilosa genome and includes:
- a CDS encoding Hsp20/alpha crystallin family protein, with the protein product MSLSAWDPRRRWGRRWGRPWNEIERWRDELEHVMENLMAPLEERSDLFFRGWRPDADVVERDDAYVIRLDLPGIRREDLNVEVQEDRVIISGERRGEVREERDQFVRSERYAGRFRRILPLPGDADAENVRALLRNGVLEVTVPKVPGKQGRQVTIEGE